Genomic window (Trichomycterus rosablanca isolate fTriRos1 chromosome 16, fTriRos1.hap1, whole genome shotgun sequence):
CTGTTATATTCCATAGCATGTTTTTATTGTGACCACAGTATGATATATCAAAGTGGACAAGTTCTGGGAATATGTTGTCAGTTATTTGAAATTTGGTCAAAGGATTGATAGAAATTTCTAGTCTTTTTAGTTGCAAAGGTGTCCTTGATAGGTCATATGAGTTGAACACGCTCAAGTTGTTGATTCCAATAAACAGTTCCTCCAGATTTGGTGATAAAAACACTGGTTTAATTCTGGAAATATGTTGAAGCGTATTGTTTGTAAGGTTCAGCACCTTTAAATTTAGAAGGTTGTCAAAAGCATACTGATCAATGTCTTCAATTCTATTGCCATCAAGGCGTAGCACCATTAGGTTACTTAGGCCTCGCAGTAGACCTCTTGAAATTCTTTTTAGCTTGTTGTTGGCCAGGTTAAGATCAATCAGTTTGGGAAAATGTCCAGTGGTACCTTCTTGTATCCATACGATTCTGTTGTCCGATAAGTTTAGATATCTCAAGTTCCACATGTCCTGAAAATGCCCAGTGTTGATTTTTGAAATGGAGTTGTAGGAGACATCTAAATATCTGACCTTGCTGGGTATTGGTGCAGGAACTGTAAAGAAGCCCATGTTGTAGCAAAGAACTTTCAGTTGGCCAGTGTCATTTAACGCACCTTTGGCAGTGCAGTTTGATAATGAAAATGCACCAACCtggttattaaaaatgtgtatagAAAGAATAAATGTTACCATGGTTACTTTCAAACATCTTTTTTCCAAAAATGATTTCATCCTTAAGCAGCGGAAGCTAGTCACTATTTGATGACTTCCTTCAGTAAAGTCCAACAAATCCAGATTTACTTTGTCCAacctgtttaaaaaataaagtcagGCACATGTTTATGTTGTTGCACAAAGTGCATTcagaacataaataataatgaatgaataattaaagcCACCAAATTGCAATTAAAATATGACtgcatattatttttaatagaaaAGGCATTTTTGTCTTCCTTTTGGAATTAAGCTACCCCATCACGAGGCTTCTGTGGAACAGTGTGAGAAAGGTCTCGCTATGCTTCTTTGTCAGAGGAGTATTTCTGTGTGAAATGTGGGACCTGAGATAAGCACAGTGCAGTTTATTACTTACTGTTGTAACTGCTGGCTCATCCCTTACGTTTTATTGTTAGTCTCAAAACTTGGTGTGAAATCTTGTGTGGTACACCTATCTAGGAACTATTTGTGACTCCATGAACTTCCTATTTGTAGATTATGGAATCAGTTGTACCTAGAAAAATGTTGCTTTTTTCCATTCAATTGTTGTTTGATCATTTTGAATCTATGAATGTATGAAGCTTTTTTTACACCCACATTAATTGCTACTGGGTGCATttaatattctcactcattggTATATTTTATTAAACCAAAATGTATGAAGAAATGTAAATACTCATCAAGCATTTTTGATCCCTCATGGCCTTCCAGGATGATGATGGTGTTATCATCATCTTAGGAGAGACCACTGCCATCGTGATATACAGTAAATGTTCATTATAATCAGGTAGAATAACTTTGTATTAACTgaataattgtataatactcTTAGTCACGTCTTACAAAAAttgatgtatttttgttttggtctgtgtttttgtttcctTTCCCTACCTGTCATAAATTGCTGCTGCCAACAGCTAATAGCAGCTGACTGCCCTGTTGCATCTGCACAGTGTACAGTATTAAGTCTAATTTGACTTAAGGTGTCAGAGGGACATTCCCTATTACCAGCGTATTGAAACCCTCTCAGAACTATGTGATtctgggtgctcgggtggcacattggtcttactctattttatttactctgtttactgtacttactgtacttacactgtgctggagctgctgtaacacttgaattccccccatggggatcaatacaggaatcttatcttatcagaGCCCatccacagaaaaaaaaaactgtgcaaaTATAAATTCTAGCCAAACCGTTCTTCATATTACACCCAAGATCTCCAAACATTAATTCTTGCAAGTTTTACCTGGGTTTCAGCAAGAAAAAAGTGAGGGGAGACCACATTTGTTCCTGTTTTACAACCGAAACAACGGAAGGAACCATAATAAATGAACTGCTCTGCAGTTATctcagtttctacactcagtgagGAACTCCTTAGTTACAAAGAGGCAAAAGCGTCTAAAATCTGTATACAAGCATTCATACAAATCAGAACAATCTTTAGATAAGTCAATAatagataaagtgttatctATTACTAACTTAAATTGATAAAGGATTCTAAAATTGAAagtccatcagagagatgtCCTTAATCAGTGCTCTATAGGTATGAGCCAGATTTGAACCATGATGCAAAAAGCTAATTATTTTACTGTAGACATGTAAAAGCTTTAACTGGCAACAACAGCCTTGCATTAAAGAACAAATACTTTTCCCTACTTTTTTAAACGATATTTTTGCTTATGTAAgccattaaatacatttacattgttaagATTTATACTAAGTACAAGTACAAAATTAAAATCTATTATATGCTTGAATTTAATATGCACTTattgcatatttaaaaaaagaaacagtgcatatttaaaagaaaaacagtgcATATTTAAGAAAATCAGTGTACTGAGTGTACTATTTAAAGGGAAAACAGTAGATTGACTAAACCTTCAGATCAGGTATTTTAAAAATCTAAGTAGACAATTTAATAGtctcataataaaaataattttgaccataTCAGTTGCAAATGTACTGTAAAGAGAAATAACCTGCTTACTTACCTTCCTACTGTTTTTGTTTAACTTTTCTCTTAAGGTTTGTTTAACAGTGAAAATAGGAAGTATATTGAACATTCTTTAAATAAAGCTTTCACAATGATTGAGTCACATCCTGGGGGGCCTAATCCCATGACCAGAGATAACTGTTAAAGCCAAAAGGTTCCTTACATATCATTagctttaaaatgttataataattactttatattataaaaaatgtgACATGACTCATTTGTTTTTATGACCTGATTACACCTTAATTTAATCTGTGCATATCAGCATAAGATATTATTTAATACAGCTGGAAAACACACTTCTTCAGAGTAATTTTGACTTCACTTGTCCATAAAGTTTTTGTCTCTGTCAGACACCACCTTTTATACTCTTAATAAATTGGCAACatcctttaaaaaaatttaaaggtTATAGGTTTTTTGCTTCAAAAATCAACAGAATACAGCTATGACAGTAGACTATCTAGTGACTTACTACAAACAGTAACATagaataaaaatatgtaaatgtaaataatataactCAGTacagtgttgtcattttgtattgttTCTTTAACATACACAGTGTTAAACAATGGGTACAATGGGAGCAAAAGAAACATGTGGACCCTGTTTTGATACATTGTCCCTGTATGTTAGTGAATATATGAATTGCCACAATGCTCTGCAATAGATTGACATTCAGTCTAtgttgtattcctgccttgtgccctgtTTGTGTCAGGACCCATCACCTACCTGCTCAGGACCATTGCTCTCATAAACATTTcaatttcaattattttttaaagattcCACAATGACAAACACATTCctttaaaatacaaacaaacaaaaatttgCAGCATAAAACATGACACACAAGAACAAGCTGATATTAAATCCAAACCtcagtttttaaaaaacaaaagggaaacataatataaaatgtGAATCAGAACAAAAAGCAGTGATTTGTCAATTTACTTTGGCatgtatttaaatacaaaatttAGCATGTTGTAATTACATTACTTTGTCTAGTGGGCTAATTTTACAATAGAAAAAAACTCTGGTTATTTAGCGTGTTAATTCTGACAGATTAATAGCAAATCAGCATTTTCTTCACATTAAAAGACCTCTTCTACAGTCAAGTTCTGCTTGCCCAGAGAGAATAGGTTCCTCATCCTCTGGCCCTTCTTTAGTCCCTAATGCCAGTCTCAGTTTCTGCCAGAAGATCTTTGTATCTTGTCCAGGTTTGGGCCATTTGAGGTAGGTCTTCTTCTTCACCAGCCTACGCATTTGGTAGTAGGGAGACAGCTGATGGGTTGGAATATCCTCAAGAAATACAAGAATCAGCACATCTTTTTGCTCATCAAACAGTCGAAAGTTAGCCATCTGGATCTCTTTGGAACACCAGGTGCTCCTCAAGTAATTGTTAGTGATTAGGCAAATGGTCTTACGACTGTTGTATATTCCATCCATGATGTTGTCTATGATGGACCTTCCAGGCTCAAAGTCTCTATGATGCAGACACAGTCTCCAGCCCTGTTCACCCTCCAAATTGGGGAGCAGCTCCTTTACAACCCAAGATTCATCCTGAGCATGGTAGGAAATAAAAGCATCATACCCGAATCCTTGTTGTTgatgtttctgtttgtttttgctaTCATACAAGTAGGCAAGGAATAAGTAGTATGCATACAAAAGTTGCCAGTGAAAAAACTGGTGAATGAAAGAAACCAGTATGGTAAATATTATCATTGCAGAGCTGCATACAAAGCAGATGAAgtttatatccactgtacaaGATTctgtgttaaggtctaacagGCTTGTGCCTCTGAGGGAAGGTGGGTAGCTACAGGTGTACCTGCTTAGGTAAAGAACTTGAGTATTGTTACTACTCAATGCCCaatcaataaaataagcatTGCTACACTCACAAGTGAAGGTGTTTTTTGTCAAGTCAAGGTATTTCAGACGGGGAAGTGACTGAATCCATGTTTGGTTGATGACATCCAACATATTTCCAGAGGCTTGTAGGACTGCCAGTCTAGAGAGGTTTGCACTGACAAGAAAATCCAGGGAACTAACCTTAGCTCTTGATATAATTAGCTTGTTTAACTTTGGAATTGGATGGAAAACTTCTGCAGTAATGGACTCTTCATCTAAGAATGTATTCTTTGAGAGTTCCAAAAACCAAAGTTTCGGGGTAGAGTTAAATGTATCAGGGTGTAAATAATTAAGATCCATGTTTCCACCATAGAACATTTCCAGAGAGGTTAAACCTTGAAGCAGGTTTGAAGGTATTTTACCTATGCCTCGTCTTTGACTGTTCATAGACAAAATTCTGAGTgactttaaatgaataaaaggtGGTGTATGCAGGGTATCTTCTGTGTATGAAATAAAATTGCTAAAAAGATCTAGTCTTAGTAATTTGGGCATGCCTGCAAAGACTGTTGGGGCTCTTATAGTTTTTGCTTTAAGCCTGTTTGAAGAAAGTGATAGATAATTTAGGTTTACAAGTCCTGCAAATGCATACTCTGCAATTTTAGAAATCTGATTATCATCAATGTTTAAGGACGTAAGATTAGACAAACTATGAAAGCTTCCATTAAGGAGTGAGCTTAATTTATTAAATGCTAGCTGCAGCTCCTTCAAAGAATGTAGGCCATTTTCAAAAACATTGGCAATTGTTAATAGTTTATTACTTCCCAGGTAAAGGATTTCAAGATTTTCTAAATCTTTAAAAACACATGAAGGAATTTTTGAAATTCTGTTGCTGTACAAGTAAAGGCAATTCAGCCTTGTTAAATTGGCAAAGTCCGAACAGGTTAACACATTAATTTTGTTTCTACTGAGATCTATAAATTCAAGTGTTGATAGATTTTGAAAATAATTATTGACATTAGTGATTTTATTAAGTTGTAGGCGCAGAACATTTAGCTGGCTTAGTCCTTTAAATATGGATGCAAAGATATTAGATATTTCATTGTCTGACAAGTCAAGTTCCGTCAGGAAAGGGCATGGTTCAAACATATGGTCTGTCAGCACTGAGATGTAGTTTTTCTTCAGACGTATGACATTAACACTGGGCAAGCAAGCATACTGTAGAAGATCCTGTATGTTAACCCTACTGAGAttacataattttattttatacagtgaAGCCCAGGACACGTTCTTAAGTAATGAAACAATGCTCTCCGGTGGTAGGCCACTCAAGTTAAGTGTGGACacagaatttaaaaactccttaTCTGTGATGTTCCATAATATGGATCTGTTTGAACCACAAGAGGACATGTCAAGGTGATCTAGAGTTTGGAATATGTTGTCAGTTATCTGGAGCTTATTCAATGGATTGTGGGAAATATCTAGTGTTTTTAGAGGCAATGGTGTCCTTGATAGATCATATGAATGGAAAACATGGAAGTTGTTACTGGCAATGTACAGTTCCTCCAAACTTGGTGACAGAAACACTGGTTTGATCCTAgtaatcagtttaagtttattgTTTGTGAGGTTCAGCACCTTTAAATTTAAAAGTGTTTTGAAAGCATAATGCTCAATGTCTTCAATTCTGTTACCATCAAGACGCAGAATCTCCAAATTTGTTAGACCCGGTAGTAGAccttttgatacttttttgaACTTGTTGTTGGCCAGGTCAAGAAAGGTCAAGTTGGGAAAATGTTTCATGGTACCTTCTTGTATCCATGAGATTTTATTGTCTGATAAATTCAGATGTCTCAAGTTTGGAAGATCGTCAAACTCTTCAGCTCTGATGTTTGAAATAGAGTTGAAGGAGATGACCAAATATCTGGCGTTTTTGGGTATTGATGTAGGAACTGTAAAGAAGCCCATCTTGTAGCAAAGAACTTTCAGCTGGGTCGTGTCATCAAGAGCACCCTTGATGGTGCAGTTTGTTAAAGAGAATGCATTAACATGGACACTTAAGATGCATAAATAGTAAAGAGTCTGTAACATTGTAACCTTTGAACATCCTTTTTCAGAAGTTGGTGTCATTGTTATGCAAGATGAGTTAGTCACCAGGTGATGAATTTTCTTGTCAAATTGTCACCAATCCAGCACCTGGATTAAAAACAGTCACATATAGCCATGCTGTATTATAGTAAAGAAAACAGTAAACACAAATACCCCTATTTAAAATAAGACTATCTGACTAAGTATGCTAGTATTAATGCTAGTAGTAATATTTCTTTACAATGAAGGGAAAGGTtatttcaaaataaaaagtGGCAAATTGAGGAACTAAAACTGTAACATTtctacgtatatatatatatatatatatatatatatatatatatatatatatatatatatatatataggaacTAAAACTgtaacatttatatatatatatatataggaacTAAAACTgtaacatttatatatatatatatatgtataatatatatatatatatatatatatatatatatatatatatatatatatatatatatatatatatatatatatatatatatatataattgtaagtggagctgataaaatgaacagtgattgTACATTATTACCATATAGCTTACTTTGGCTAGACTAGTGAAATCACCTTGTTAATACATCTTTTATCAATTCATGCCAATTATAGTTATATACTGAATAGACATGAACAAGTTACCTATACGTCCTTGCTATTTTTCTTCAACTGGGTCATCCAAGGATTTACATTAAAATGAGAAAGTGTGCACAGCTGTCTTCAATGTACAGTGGATAGGTCACAGCATGGTGGGGCATAATTCTGGAAAATCAGAGATGGCAACAGACTTAATAAAAATTCTTTATCAGTAATATTATAGCTTATTTGTAACATGCattttgataaataaatataataaacatcTGATTTCATTTACAGCCTcatttatatacataaataactcAGTTATATTCTAGGCAACCAAACCTTTAAACTGGGTGAGCATTCGGAAATGTGAATTGTATCCCTTTTCTGTGTGGATACCAGACTTTTATAATAGACATATTATATTTTCTTAAGTACTATACTAAAACATGTGTAATAacccttttttgtttttaagactAACACATAATTTTGCAAATTATCAGAGTAAGAAAGTTAGAACTCTACATTCAGGACTAAAGGTATGTCAGGTATTTAATGCTCTATCCCGTTTGTTGCAAAATTCTTAGACTTACTGAGCTTATTTCAAATTCACAGCCTGAAAAATTATCACTTACAAAAACTACAGAGGTTGGCAGACTAGTTCAAATAACAGCATATAACACTTTCTTTTCAACACTTTCATCTTAAAAAACCTGTTTATTACAACTTGTATTAAATCTCACAGCAGCAATAACCAGTTATCTACCAGTTGTAAATATATTGTAAAAAAGACATTAACTGGTCACATACCTTTAGCCTGGTTTCTCATCAACAGATCACCCAATGTTTGTTAAGTGAAAATAAGGAAGTGAGATTTGGTAATGCTGTTCACATGGCTGGTAGTAATTGTGGGAATGGCATGACTTGCCAAACACTCATAAGCACTATTTATTAGCAATATGAAGAGTTACTTAGGAAACTATCTATTAACgggaacacaaacacacacacattgaaaacacaaaaatattcaaccctcaaagagaaaaaagattTCTCTATGATTTCAAATGCTTAAGCTTTTCTGTAGAGAtggattttgctttaaattagtctataaacagcaaataaactaagaaaagaaaatatatagtattttaaagtagcaggatattttctTACTACCCAAAATTTCATCCAGAGGCTTTAGCAGTTTCATCAGGAAAACGAAGAAAACCCCGATGTTACTGCAAATGACTTACAGGATAATCATatgaaggctgggacaaatgtgacagtggcaaccataagatCATCATTTAACAACCAAGGACTTTATGACCGCACTCCATGATGCACACCACTCTTTATAAAGAGGCTTAAGCAGAGTTGACTGGAATACGCCAGTAGGAATATGGATAGGTCTACAGAGTTCTGGGAAAGTTCTGTGGAGTGACAAATTGAAACTGGAATTGTTTGGCCTTATGGGTCAGCAGTTTGACTGGTGCAAAAAAAGTCAAGGCTTGTGAGCCGCTTGAACCTTTCTGTACAGTCAAGCATGAAGGTGGATTATCGGTGATGTGGGGATATATTTTTGCAGCAGGAGGTGGCAATACCAAGGAATTTTGAGGAGGAATGTTATGTCTTTTGTGGTGaaactgaaccttggtgtttccaatgctactctaaaataatcattcattttctttgttcatttgctgtatTATTCAAATGATAAAAACGGGATTTAAATCAAAATCAAGCTTTACACAAAAGGTTTAGAGAATAATTCAGATTGCAACTGTATGTCTTCGAACACAAATACAGAAAGCATTAGCTGAAGCTTTAGTTTACATGGCGATGAAGCAGCGCACACACGTGGACATCTAAAGGCAAAAAGTGAAATAATCAATCGCCGAGCTGCTCGTCGTTGAAAGCTCTGTGATCGATTAATAAGCTCTTGTACTTCTCTCGTGTTGTTAGCCTCAATGGACGCCGTTGAGCTGT
Coding sequences:
- the tlr22 gene encoding toll-like receptor 22, coding for MTPTSEKGCSKVTMLQTLYYLCILSVHVNAFSLTNCTIKGALDDTTQLKVLCYKMGFFTVPTSIPKNARYLVISFNSISNIRAEEFDDLPNLRHLNLSDNKISWIQEGTMKHFPNLTFLDLANNKFKKVSKGLLPGLTNLEILRLDGNRIEDIEHYAFKTLLNLKVLNLTNNKLKLITRIKPVFLSPSLEELYIASNNFHVFHSYDLSRTPLPLKTLDISHNPLNKLQITDNIFQTLDHLDMSSCGSNRSILWNITDKEFLNSVSTLNLSGLPPESIVSLLKNVSWASLYKIKLCNLSRVNIQDLLQYACLPSVNVIRLKKNYISVLTDHMFEPCPFLTELDLSDNEISNIFASIFKGLSQLNVLRLQLNKITNVNNYFQNLSTLEFIDLSRNKINVLTCSDFANLTRLNCLYLYSNRISKIPSCVFKDLENLEILYLGSNKLLTIANVFENGLHSLKELQLAFNKLSSLLNGSFHSLSNLTSLNIDDNQISKIAEYAFAGLVNLNYLSLSSNRLKAKTIRAPTVFAGMPKLLRLDLFSNFISYTEDTLHTPPFIHLKSLRILSMNSQRRGIGKIPSNLLQGLTSLEMFYGGNMDLNYLHPDTFNSTPKLWFLELSKNTFLDEESITAEVFHPIPKLNKLIISRAKVSSLDFLVSANLSRLAVLQASGNMLDVINQTWIQSLPRLKYLDLTKNTFTCECSNAYFIDWALSSNNTQVLYLSRYTCSYPPSLRGTSLLDLNTESCTVDINFICFVCSSAMIIFTILVSFIHQFFHWQLLYAYYLFLAYLYDSKNKQKHQQQGFGYDAFISYHAQDESWVVKELLPNLEGEQGWRLCLHHRDFEPGRSIIDNIMDGIYNSRKTICLITNNYLRSTWCSKEIQMANFRLFDEQKDVLILVFLEDIPTHQLSPYYQMRRLVKKKTYLKWPKPGQDTKIFWQKLRLALGTKEGPEDEEPILSGQAELDCRRGLLM